TAGGTGAACATGTTTGGCGCTTAGGTGTCCATAAACTATAAACTTAagccatgtgtgtctgtgtagtaaaCTGCCACGAACGTCGAACGTTTTATAGGGCTTGAGTATCAAGTTCAGTTACTTGTAGACTAGGCGAACAGGAGATCCATGTTGGCCTACACTCAATTTATAGCACACAGAGTTAAAGGTGTACTTTCTAATGTTGTGTAAATAAATTCTAtaaatatgaaaacatttagGCTACTTCCACTTTACAAGTCCACTAGCCAGTTTTATTAGGTGGAGGTTTtggtgtctgtggctgtgaaCTCTCATTTGTCGTTTCCCTTCTGAATTCTTCAGAGGGCCTCCCTCAACAACACGCTAGTGTGAAACTTTACCACTGAAAGCATCCTCAGTTGTCACACGTATCTGTGTTTGAGTTGTGTTTGAATTGTGTACGAGATCCCTGCCCTGGTGCAGTAATTGTTTTAACGGAAAGAATGGGCTACAAACAATTTAAGTAGTGACAGTAACACAATTAAAAGTCATTTGAAATTCCctaataaacataaataaagttGGCATTTACAATACCTGTGttttgacagtaggctactaTCCTCACGGTGGAACACTGGTTTACACTCGCATATTTATTAGTACTAGAGACCTATATAAGGACTTTGCTAGCTcagttctctgtttttctttgtaaACACTGCCCCCTCGTGGTAAATACATTAAAATGCTTGCACGTTTGAGCACTACAATAATCAGGCTTCAGAGCTTTGATTTAGCTTTTTTAGGAGGACCAGCCTGTCTGTCCAGATAGTTTATCACAAGTGAAGGCAACGAATGTAAAATGTGCAGACCCCAGACTATGTGGTGATTTGATGAATAATGCAAATGACGTGATAAACCTGTAACCAGCAACCACCAGCCAAGAGAAGCTTTATCGTATGTGAGGATAGGTGTTAAATAATACTCAAGTGAACCCCAGTTTATAGGTGCATGTCCTTTAAACAGGCACGGTGCTGGGGATACTGGCTCCTCCAGcgctcctcccccacctcctcagagggggagagggagagaggagcccATGCACCTGGCAGTGGTGGCGTGTGGAGACAGGCAGGAGGAGACACTGACCATGCTGAAGTCCGCCATGCTGCTCAGTGCCAGACCAGCGAGCTTCCACATCTTCGCTGAGGAGCAGCTTCACCAGGGCTTCAGGGATCAGGTGGGTGGTCGTGTCTCTCTGGGCTTCTGATCGTGTGGACTGCGATGAGCAGCCACCATGTTACcatagtgagaaagagagagggagagagtgtcagagagagctCTGTCAGGTAACAATAATAGttgttaaattattattttttttaaacacttttgGGAAACGCACCCTAGTCTTTTCTGATCATTACAACAATTCAACAGAGGGTgacaacaaacaaatgcaatatagtttaaagaaaacaaacgcagtatagtttaaaaaaaaaaaaaaaacgcaataTAGTTTACAAAAGTCACCATTTCATTTTGAATTGAGTATTTGTTGTactcatatgtatgtgtaatctgactAGATCGTTCTAAAGTGTGAAGTCTcttgagagatgaggagagtggTGTAGCTCTTAACTCAGTCTGCGCCCAGATgaaagaggtggaggaagaggaagaggaagaggaagcatgCAATCATCATACTTCATTTTGAAACAAGATTTCCTGTTTGTTCTACCTGTACGTGCATGTCATTGTAGTGAATGAGGTCATCTAATGAGGTCATCTAATGATAAGatgagagataatgagagatgagtgtgacaaaagaagaagaagacgacgaGACACACCGATCACGTGACCCTTCTCTGGAGTGGGTTTTCCATTTTTTTAAGGCGTGAGAGTATGGACTGAGATTATTTCTGATATGGAGCGAAAATACTCGTCTAGACGGAGATCGTTTTCGTTTAAAGTGACAACGAGTGTGGATGTAGCCTGACTAGACGTGTATAATAATAGTTATACATTTGATTCAAAAGCAACCCTTCCAAGTTACCCAAGGTCACTTCATAtttagaacaaaaaaaaaatacaaatataatccACAAAACAGGATACAAATGTTACAGTGATTATGTCAGCCCAACgagttagttttttttttagaacagTTTTAAACTCAGTGGTGGCTTCACAGTGCTGGGTGTGGTAGGGTTAAAGTTGTtgtgtatgttaatgtaatCTGGGCACATTAGTTTAAAGGTATTCTATGGGGTCATAATGATCTCTAATGTCTGGCAATTTATACCATGACGATTTATACCACGACGTTATACCATGACGACACTACATCATTCATTAACGGTCTTTGTGCTACTGATATGGCAAGTCCTCATTTTGTAAGTGAGATGGGTCATCATGTCCGTGTCTTGACCCCTCTTTCAGCTGGACTCCTGGCCCAGTATGTACCGCTCCAAGTTTAACTACACCATCTACCCCATCACGTTCCCTGGGGAGAACCAGGAGGAGTGGAAGAAACTCTTCAAGCCCTGTGCCTCTCAAAGGCTTTTCCTACCGGTAAGGCCCTCTAGTGGACGCATCTGGTAATGCAAATACTGCAGTTCCCCTTCAATGGGTGTGactaaacacatttaaaaaatgtattaggTTAAAGTCAAGTAACATTGTTGTAAAGGAAAATTCCAGACACAAGTGAAGCATctgtcatttacacacactttcagaagGTGGAAAAGTAGGCTGCTACCAGTAGTTTAGCATGCAGTAGCATAAGAAGTGAACAAGAAATGTCAGTGTTGCTGTCTGTGGTTGTCACAGTATCTTCATACCcctttccttcacacacacacacacacacacacacacacacacacacacacacacacacacacacacacacacagattctcctGAAGGAAGTGGACTCGTTGATATATGTGGACACGGACATCCTCTTCTTGCGTCCGCTGGAGGACGTTTGGGCGCTGCTGTCGCGGTTCAACTCCACCCAGCTGGCGGCCATGTCCCCCGAGCACGAGGAGCCTCGCATCGCCTGGTACAACCGCTTCGCCCGCCACCCCTTCTACGGCACCACCGGGGTCAACTCCGGGGTCATGCTCATGAACCTAACCAGGATCCGCGCCGCCCACTTCAAGGTCAGAGGGCAGATGTGTAGTTTGTCGTGGGTCCTCTtgcatggttgtgtgtatgcCAGTTTAAAGCGTATAAACTCTGTCCGTAACTTATTCCATCTTAATGTAAAAGACTTTATCTCTCTGTAATTAAAGTGTAACTTCATCTCCAGCTCTAAGCCAAACTCCACCCATTGCGTCATCCTAAAAGGTGGGCATTTTAGTAAACTAAAAATGATTAGTCTCGatcagaaaatgaaaatgagactcacGTTCACACCAGTTTAAAGTCAAACTCCACCCACTGCGTAACTTTTGGAATATGCTGAAAGGTGGGcaaaggagggtgtgtgtgtgtgtgggggcgggggggggggggtgtaaactcctgtgaatgatgagtctggatcagcaaatgaaaatgagactcagtcagggggcgggggcgggggctgggggaggtgggctgGATACGTACCAAATGGTCGTAGATACGTCATCAAGGTTCAGgattattttaaacagtagatggtatgttgagccattttcaatcCATAAAATCTTTATAAAAATgggaattttgtcaatattaacaccagcattcgTGTGGTTCATCACCGCGTTCAGTTCATTTCTTTAGAAGGGCATGTTTATCTGATGAATCAAGTTTTTGTGCAATTTGTTTAATTTGACGCCTTAAAGTCAGAAAGTTAATTTAGAAACCCATAAAGGGCTGCTTGAAACAGATACATCCTTCAGCACAAAAATTCTCAAAAAGGGATTTATTTGAAACTTGTAATGTCATTGGAGAACAAAAGAGGGCGCAATTGCCACATGGCTACCAGGAGGTTGTGAACAGCCAATCCTTTAAATGTGGATTTAAATGTGAATCGCTCTGTGCCCGAAGCGTTTTAAGATCAGGGATACCTATGCATCTATTTCATGTCAAcctgtcagtgtgtttgcacTGCATTGAAATTCAGCACCCATGTTGGTCATTTAATCTGCTTCTTTGATTCAAAGTGACCCACAGCTACGCACGCAAGTAAAGGCTTTAAAATGAACAGAAATGTTTTGGCTTCCAGAGAAAAAAACTTCGTAGTGGTTGGCAGAAAGACATGTAAATACTGGCAAACATAATCGAATCCCCTGTATGTGGGGTTCCATCATTTCTGTAGATGTTGAAGCATCGTTTGCTGACTTTTTGACCAACTTTAACCACGTGCTCGGCATGAACTCTCCTGAGGATCCGTTGTGACGTGACCTCTCCCCTGTTCCCCCAGAATGACATGACCTCCGTGGGCCTGCGCTGGGGGGAGCTCCTGGTGCCTCTCTACCACAAGTACAAGCAGAACATCACCTGGGGAGACCAGGACCTGATCAACATCGTCTTCCACTACAATCCTGGTGAGACTCtccgccctctctttctcctccaacACCAATACAGAACTCGCTGCATGTCATGGACGATAATAATGAGCCTCGTTTAATCACGGTCCTAATTGTCTTAATAGCTGAGTGGCTGTTGGTCCCTTTGTCAGGGCTTAGTAATTAGTACAGACACTGAGCTGACATTTCCACTGCCGTATGCAGATAATTGCCGTCATCAAATCGTGATTAATGTTTATTTGCCAGTGTGGATTCATTTAGCAAACGAGCCAATGACTCATCACCACTGGCCTGCGAGGAGTCGCTCAGTCAGCTCGTCCACATTTTCATGGACAACTTTTGACCTGGGAATTCATTCAATTGTGCGCAGTGAAATAATATGTTTCAAAGTACTTTTGCAACTTAATTGTTTCCGGTGACCTTTTGATAAAATTGTACATGCTTCAGCAACCACATTTAGAAACCTTTTAAAGGGCACGTGCAGACACttttgtgtgaaagtgtctTGTTGGACATGTAGTGTATACATCTTATCAGTGgggttgttttggtgtttttagcaccttgagagagagagagagagagagagagagagagagagagagagagagagagagagagagagagagagagagagagagagagagagagagagagagagagagagagagagagagagagagagaggcgcaccatattaaagtaatgtaacaTCAAGGTTATATGCTAGTAAATTGCAAGTCACTAACCCACCTGGGCCCATCAATATATGTATTTCATCAGGTCATTATTTTTATCAGCCAACTGAGCCTTGGGATTTTTGTTTACACTAGTACATTGTTGTTTGACCTTCCTTGCTTTATTTCTATGAGGAGCTGCAGCTGAATTACCATATTTTAGctgtttaactttttttttctttttttttctgttgtccgCTTCTTTGTTGTGCAGAGAACTTGTATGTCTTCCCTTGCCACTGGAACTTCAGGCCCGACCACTGTATCTATGGTAGCAATTGTGATGCTGCCAAACAAGCGGGCGTGTTcattctccatggcaacagagggGTGTTCCATGACTCCAGGCAGCCGGCGTTTAGGGCCATCTACGATGCCATCAAAAAGGTGAGACTGAAACACCCGAGACACCTCCTGTGCAATATCCATATTAGTTTCGTTATCTTAACACGAACCACCCACAGAGTTTCATCTCTTTGCATCGGGCTTCATTCACCTACTCTTCAGATGTCACTTGCAAATGAACCGCCTCAGAGATCTCCATCATGGGGGGGTTTTCTCTTCGGTCGGACATGGTTGTGAGAGTTACGCTGGCTCTTCAGAGTCTGTTCAGCTTGACATGCCAACTGAAGATGCTACCCAACTGCGTGATTGTACAGAGAGGCTAAGGTGGTAGGGAACATGGTGAGCATGATGGCTGTCTGTCGTGAAGTTGCGTGGTAAGCCACTGGGTACTCGGTCTCAAAATGAGCCTGTGTCTTTAGGCTGTTTCTTTTCAACAAGAACTAGAGTTGCAAAATGAGTGCCCAGTGTATTCTTCATAGTTTTAGTCTAAaaacccagacaaacacacacgcacgcacaggcacgcacgcactcactcacatacacgcacacacgcgctaacgcacacgcgcacacacacacacacacacacacacagaggggctgAGTGTGGCAGAATGGTTCTCTCTAGACATAATGTCAATGCCCCCCCGTCTACTCTCGCTGCTAATAAAGTGTTGAGCAGCCTGTCCCTCAGCATAAAACCATAAAAGCTGGGTCTGCCTGGAGCCCGTAAAAACCCTGTGAGTGCTCCCGGTCCATTTGGACGCTGGTCCATCACCCACCCACAATCAATACCCGCTGGACAGTAAATGGTGGTTTATGGCTGGAGATGTGTCTGGACATGAAGTCATAAAGACCACAGACATGGCCAGGCATGCAGACCCAGCAGAACACCACAGGCAAATCGAGACGCGTAAAAAATAAACCTTTCTGATTTCCTGAGAGCGCCATAAATGTGCTTTCATTATTGGAgagaaaaaggtgtgtgtgtgtgtgtgtgtgtgtgtgtgtgtgtgtgtgtgtgtgtgtgtgtgtgtgtgtgtgtgtgtgtgtgtgtgtgtgtgtgtgtgtgtgtgtgtgtgtgtgtgtgtgtgtgtgagtggataaCAGTTAAAAGGGCTTTCTCTGTGATTGTGATTTAATGAGGTTGACTGTTTTCTGCCACAAGGCTTTGACAGCAGAACTTTGTGTCACTGGGGCCGACACAAGGCTGCAGCTTTGGCAATTAGACAAAAAAGTTGGGAAaagaaaaattatattttttctttgtcttttctcttgGTCTTTTTGTGGTTTCAAGACAAAAGCACATTCAGAATGTTTTGCAGCAAAATGTCACTCATGTGTTCTTTGCCTTTGCACAGATCGCTAATTAAgtcttttctcttgttttctttcttttctcttctcttctcttctttcttttctattcttCCCCTTATCAACAGTTCCCTTTCGAGCAGGATCTGGTGAGCGCCCTGCTCGCCCCCTTGGAGGTGGAACTGAACAGGACCACTCACACGTACTGTGGACAGGTGCACCACCTGCTCACACAGAACTATGGCCCCACCTTAATAGACATCCAAAGATCCCGAGACCAAGACAGATGAcctggggaggggtgggtgggtggtgggggtgggtgtgaggGGGGTGACGGCTGATTGCCTCCATCCGTTAAAGCCAGTTATGTCCGCACTCTCCACCGCTGGTGATGGTTACCACACGGTGCGGTGCATGGTTGGTTAGCAGCGGcaccttttttctttgttttgaccACGTCCGAATGAACGGTGAGATCCGTGTTCTCGGCCAGGCCTTCATTAagctgtgatggtgtgtggactggactggactggactggactggactggtcGGTCTTCTTGGCGGAGCCTTCTTCAAAGTTTGATATGAAAAGGGACACAGAGGATTGGACTTGCACAGACTGGACTTCTGCAGCAGTGCTGTCGTCACTGAGCTGctcagggtggagagaggagaggagcagtgtgttgggctcaagagagaggagaggagcagtgtgttgggctcaagagagaggagaggagcagtgtgttgggctcaagagagaaggggagactgGCGCAAGGAGGATCCTGAGAAATTGGTGGAAATTCTGAAAGCACAA
The sequence above is drawn from the Clupea harengus chromosome 16, Ch_v2.0.2, whole genome shotgun sequence genome and encodes:
- the gxylt1b gene encoding glucoside xylosyltransferase 1 isoform X1: MRRYMRVLVLCMVLAFFSALYVCSHLSSLGTFESVAVVGDLAFSRSASLQSDVGKIARQWPETRGPGDLQDYRHGAGDTGSSSAPPPPPQRGRGREEPMHLAVVACGDRQEETLTMLKSAMLLSARPASFHIFAEEQLHQGFRDQLDSWPSMYRSKFNYTIYPITFPGENQEEWKKLFKPCASQRLFLPILLKEVDSLIYVDTDILFLRPLEDVWALLSRFNSTQLAAMSPEHEEPRIAWYNRFARHPFYGTTGVNSGVMLMNLTRIRAAHFKNDMTSVGLRWGELLVPLYHKYKQNITWGDQDLINIVFHYNPENLYVFPCHWNFRPDHCIYGSNCDAAKQAGVFILHGNRGVFHDSRQPAFRAIYDAIKKFPFEQDLVSALLAPLEVELNRTTHTYCGQVHHLLTQNYGPTLIDIQRSRDQDR
- the gxylt1b gene encoding glucoside xylosyltransferase 1 isoform X2, which codes for MRRYMRVLVLCMVLAFFSALYVCSHLSSLGTFESVAVVGDLAFSRSASLQSDVGKIARQWPETRGPGDLQDYRHGAGDTGSSSAPPPPPQRGRGREEPMHLAVVACGDRQEETLTMLKSAMLLSARPASFHIFAEEQLHQGFRDQLDSWPSMYRSKFNYTIYPITFPGENQEEWKKLFKPCASQRLFLPILLKEVDSLIYVDTDILFLRPLEDVWALLSRFNSTQLAAMSPEHEEPRIAWYNRFARHPFYGTTGVNSGVMLMNLTRIRAAHFKNDMTSVGLRWGELLVPLYHKYKQNITWGDQDLINIVFHYNPENLYVFPCHWNFRPDHCIYGSNCDAAKQAGVFILHGNRGVFHDSRQPAFRAIYDAIKKMSLANEPPQRSPSWGGFLFGRTWL